From Halichoerus grypus chromosome 6, mHalGry1.hap1.1, whole genome shotgun sequence, one genomic window encodes:
- the MAFK gene encoding transcription factor MafK isoform X1, which yields MFPISKPFCSGDCAQVMTTNPKPNKALKVKKEAGENAPVLSDDELVSMSVRELNQHLRGLTKEEVVRLKQRRRTLKNRGYAASCRIKRVTQKEELERQRVELQQEVEKLASENASMRLELDALRSKYEALQTFARTVARGPVTPTKVATTSVITIVKSADISSTSVPFSAAS from the exons TTCCAATTTCCAAGCCCTTCTGTTCGGGTGACTGTGCCCAGGTTATGACGACTAATCCCAAACCAAACAAGGCGTTAAAG GTCAAGAAGGAGGCGGGCGAGAACGCCCCGGTGCTCAGCGATGACGAGCTGGTGTCCATGTCGGTGCGGGAGCTGAACCAGCACCTGCGGGGCCTCACCAAGGAGGAGGTGGTCCGCCTGAAGCAGCGGCGGCGCACGCTCAAGAACCGCGGCTACGCGGCCAGCTGCCGCATCAAGCGGGTGACGCAGAAGGAGGAGCTGGAGCGGCAGCGCGTGGAGCTGCAGCAGGAGGTGGAAAAGCTCGCCTCGGAGAACGCGAGCATGAGGCTGGAGCTCGACGCGCTGCGCTCCAAGTACGAGGCCCTGCAGACCTTCGCCCGCACCGTGGCCCGCGGGCCCGTCACCCCCACCAAGGTGGCCACCACCAGCGTCATCACCATCGTCAAGTCCGCCGACATCTCCTCCACCTCTGTGCCCTTCTCGGCCGCGTCCTAG
- the MAFK gene encoding transcription factor MafK isoform X2 — MTTNPKPNKALKVKKEAGENAPVLSDDELVSMSVRELNQHLRGLTKEEVVRLKQRRRTLKNRGYAASCRIKRVTQKEELERQRVELQQEVEKLASENASMRLELDALRSKYEALQTFARTVARGPVTPTKVATTSVITIVKSADISSTSVPFSAAS; from the exons ATGACGACTAATCCCAAACCAAACAAGGCGTTAAAG GTCAAGAAGGAGGCGGGCGAGAACGCCCCGGTGCTCAGCGATGACGAGCTGGTGTCCATGTCGGTGCGGGAGCTGAACCAGCACCTGCGGGGCCTCACCAAGGAGGAGGTGGTCCGCCTGAAGCAGCGGCGGCGCACGCTCAAGAACCGCGGCTACGCGGCCAGCTGCCGCATCAAGCGGGTGACGCAGAAGGAGGAGCTGGAGCGGCAGCGCGTGGAGCTGCAGCAGGAGGTGGAAAAGCTCGCCTCGGAGAACGCGAGCATGAGGCTGGAGCTCGACGCGCTGCGCTCCAAGTACGAGGCCCTGCAGACCTTCGCCCGCACCGTGGCCCGCGGGCCCGTCACCCCCACCAAGGTGGCCACCACCAGCGTCATCACCATCGTCAAGTCCGCCGACATCTCCTCCACCTCTGTGCCCTTCTCGGCCGCGTCCTAG
- the TMEM184A gene encoding transmembrane protein 184A isoform X2, with translation MTNASGLLGTARGPLVSATWPQPSPPPAMPTVPSASSVPAGPQTDPVGNSSQGASRLFLTTALARGVSGVFVWTALLLTCHQIYLHLRSYTVPNEQRYIIRLLFIVPIYAFDSWLSLLLLGGHQHYVYFDSVRDCYEAFVIYSFLSLCFQYLGGESAIMAEIRGKPIRSSCLYGTCCLQGMSYSIGFLRFCKQATLQFCIVKPIMALVTIVLQAFGKYHDGDFKELLQPFEPILKFFTIKAVIFLSFWQGMLLAILEKCGVIPEVQVIDGSKVGAGTVAAGYQNFIICIEMLFASIALRYAFTCQVYAEKNSPAPEAPMHSISSGLKETISPQDIVQDAVHNFSPAYQQYTQQATHEAPSPGPQPSVAGGSGGVRKSRNVEKRMLIPLEEL, from the exons ATGACTAATGCCTCAGGGCTCCTGGGAACAGCCCGCGGCCCCCTGGTGTCAGCAACCTGGCCACAGCCCAGCCCCCCACCCGCCATGCCCACCGTGCCCTCTGCGTCCTCCGTGCCCGCCGGGCCGCAGACGGACCCCGTGGGGAACAGCTCCCAGGGCGCCTCCCGGCTCTTCCTCACCACCGCATTGGCCCGTGGCGTCTCGGGGGTCTTTGTGTGGACTGCCCTGCTGCTCACCTGCCACCAG ATCTACCTGCACCTGCGCTCCTACACGGTCCCCAACGAGCAGCGCTACATCATCCGTCTGCTCTTCATCGTGCCCATCTACGCCTTCGACTCCTggctcagcctcctcctcctggggGGCCACCAGCACTACGTCTACTTCGACTCGGTGCGTGACTGCTACGAAG CCTTTGTCATCTACAGCTTCCTGAGCCTGTGTTTCCAGTACCTGGGGGGCGAGAGCGCCATCATGGCTGAGATTCGGGGAAAGCCCATCCG GTCCAGCTGCCTCTACGGCACCTGCTGCCTGCAGGGCATGTCCTACTCCATCGGCTTCCTGCGCTTCTGCAAGCAG gccACACTGCAGTTCTGCATCGTGAAGCCCATCATGGCCTTGGTCACCATCGTCCTGCAGGCGTTCGGCAAATACCACGACGGGGACTTCAA GGAGCTCCTGCAGCCCTTCGAGCCCATCCTCAAGTTCTTCACCATCAAGGCCGTcatcttcctctctttctggCAGG GGATGCTGCTGGCCATCCTGGAGAAGTGTGGGGTCATCCCTGAGGTCCAGGTCATCGATGGGAGCAAGGTGGGGGCCGGCACGGTGGCCGCtggctaccagaacttcatcatCTGCATCGAGATGCTGTTTGCCTCCATTGCCCTGCGCTATGCTTTCACCTGCCAGGTGTATGCAGAGAAGAACTCACCAG CCCCCGAGGCACCCATGCACAGTATCTCCAGTGGCCTCAAGGAGACCATAAGCCCACAGGACATCGTGCAGGACGCGGTCCACAACTTCTCCCCGGCCTACCAGCAGTACACGCAGCAGGCCACACACGAGGCCCCgagccccggcccccagcccagtGTGGCAGGAGGCTCCGGTGGGGTCAGGAAGAGTCGGAACGTGGAAAAACGGATGCTGATCCCCTTggaggagctgtag
- the TMEM184A gene encoding transmembrane protein 184A isoform X1 has product MTNASGLLGTARGPLVSATWPQPSPPPAMPTVPSASSVPAGPQTDPVGNSSQGASRLFLTTALARGVSGVFVWTALLLTCHQIYLHLRSYTVPNEQRYIIRLLFIVPIYAFDSWLSLLLLGGHQHYVYFDSVRDCYEAFVIYSFLSLCFQYLGGESAIMAEIRGKPIRSSCLYGTCCLQGMSYSIGFLRFCKQATLQFCIVKPIMALVTIVLQAFGKYHDGDFNIHSGYLYITLIYNISVSLALYALFLFYFATRELLQPFEPILKFFTIKAVIFLSFWQGMLLAILEKCGVIPEVQVIDGSKVGAGTVAAGYQNFIICIEMLFASIALRYAFTCQVYAEKNSPAPEAPMHSISSGLKETISPQDIVQDAVHNFSPAYQQYTQQATHEAPSPGPQPSVAGGSGGVRKSRNVEKRMLIPLEEL; this is encoded by the exons ATGACTAATGCCTCAGGGCTCCTGGGAACAGCCCGCGGCCCCCTGGTGTCAGCAACCTGGCCACAGCCCAGCCCCCCACCCGCCATGCCCACCGTGCCCTCTGCGTCCTCCGTGCCCGCCGGGCCGCAGACGGACCCCGTGGGGAACAGCTCCCAGGGCGCCTCCCGGCTCTTCCTCACCACCGCATTGGCCCGTGGCGTCTCGGGGGTCTTTGTGTGGACTGCCCTGCTGCTCACCTGCCACCAG ATCTACCTGCACCTGCGCTCCTACACGGTCCCCAACGAGCAGCGCTACATCATCCGTCTGCTCTTCATCGTGCCCATCTACGCCTTCGACTCCTggctcagcctcctcctcctggggGGCCACCAGCACTACGTCTACTTCGACTCGGTGCGTGACTGCTACGAAG CCTTTGTCATCTACAGCTTCCTGAGCCTGTGTTTCCAGTACCTGGGGGGCGAGAGCGCCATCATGGCTGAGATTCGGGGAAAGCCCATCCG GTCCAGCTGCCTCTACGGCACCTGCTGCCTGCAGGGCATGTCCTACTCCATCGGCTTCCTGCGCTTCTGCAAGCAG gccACACTGCAGTTCTGCATCGTGAAGCCCATCATGGCCTTGGTCACCATCGTCCTGCAGGCGTTCGGCAAATACCACGACGGGGACTTCAA CATCCACAGCGGCTACCTCTACATCACCCTCATCTACAACATCTCCGTCAGCCTGGCCCTCTACGCCCTGTTCCTTTTCTACTTCGCCACCAGGGAGCTCCTGCAGCCCTTCGAGCCCATCCTCAAGTTCTTCACCATCAAGGCCGTcatcttcctctctttctggCAGG GGATGCTGCTGGCCATCCTGGAGAAGTGTGGGGTCATCCCTGAGGTCCAGGTCATCGATGGGAGCAAGGTGGGGGCCGGCACGGTGGCCGCtggctaccagaacttcatcatCTGCATCGAGATGCTGTTTGCCTCCATTGCCCTGCGCTATGCTTTCACCTGCCAGGTGTATGCAGAGAAGAACTCACCAG CCCCCGAGGCACCCATGCACAGTATCTCCAGTGGCCTCAAGGAGACCATAAGCCCACAGGACATCGTGCAGGACGCGGTCCACAACTTCTCCCCGGCCTACCAGCAGTACACGCAGCAGGCCACACACGAGGCCCCgagccccggcccccagcccagtGTGGCAGGAGGCTCCGGTGGGGTCAGGAAGAGTCGGAACGTGGAAAAACGGATGCTGATCCCCTTggaggagctgtag